A region of Salmo salar chromosome ssa17, Ssal_v3.1, whole genome shotgun sequence DNA encodes the following proteins:
- the LOC106575775 gene encoding copper-transporting ATPase 2 isoform X3 produces MFSQNPLSSLTKYVSKPSVVGQVEVCMVECQSPCAVRTAVPDGQTADHGRVANQADLKEKMCPCEAWCPQKQTYENLAYEPGSQSELYPQPKALSRAVFQLSGLTPKSSIQAIESHVASLKGVVSVNFSVASDLAQVDYNTSSISTRELSLEIQAMGYGVVDVAGEEVTKIGETETTESLTRIRVKGMTCQSCVRSIEGRIGTLPGVLHIKVSLSDEEAVVRFQPHTVTSEESIEGKISEMTGVCSIAVSLKEEQGTVTFDPSLTQPEELRAAIEDMGFDASLIESASAETLPTPPLQRPRTPLSPHSPRMAHSSSGSTKTSINGSSGSTKTSINGSSGSTKTSINGSSGSTKMATAGEEGKVQKCFIRVTGMTCASCVANIERNLVKHRGVISVLVALMAGKAEVKYDPGIVDAKRITQLIEGLGFGATLIEDNAVMDGKLDLSVTGMTCASCVHNIESKLTRTKGILEASVALATNKAQIKFDPEVLGARDIIRMIEGLGFGASLMKPEGFGNNLDHGEEIQQWKNSFLFSLVFGVPVMGLMIYMMVMDSQHGEHGGSMPEEQNLLPGLSLLNLAFFLLCTPVQIFGGRYFYIQAYRSLRHRTANMDVLIVLATSIAYIYSVVVLTVAMAEKANQSPVTFFDTPPMLFVFIALGRWLEHIAKSKTSEALAKLMSLQATDATVVTLGPDHSILSEEQVSVELVQRGDIVKVVPGGKFPVDGKVIEGNSMADESLITGEPMPVSKKPGSSVIAGSINAHGSLLVQATHVGADTTLRQIVKLVEEAQTSKAPIQQFADRLSGYFVPFIVIASVLTLLVWLVIGFVNFHVVKEYFPGYDENIPKTDVIVRFAFQASITVLSIACPCSLGLATPTAVMVGTGVGAQNGILIKGGEPLEMAHKIGAVMFDKTGTITNGVPRVTRVLVLWERARLPLRKVLALVGTAEASSEHPLGMAVAKHCKEELETDVLGSCKDFQSVPGCGISCKVSNIEEVLLEGDQDSCHTQVTLQGATTDESSLVGDTVSVSGASASPSYSVLIGNREWIRRNGLHVGADVDDAMSSHETKGQTAILVAIDGVLCAMLAIADTVKTESALTVHTLLSMGIEVVMITGDNRRTAKAIATQVGIRKVFAEVLPSHKVAKVQELQERGLRVAMVGDGVNDSPALARADVGIAIGTGTDVAIEAADVVLIRNDLLDVVACIELSKKTVQRIRINFVFALIYNLVGIPIAAGVFLPVGLVLQPWMGSAAMAASSVSVVISSLLLKLYKKTSIETYEFRAQGNMKSLSPSQVSTHVGLDDRRRTPPSLRGAWERLSQGSRLSLPKSLSSQPASRGPSTPSLQDRCSLLDHEKEVGLVV; encoded by the exons ATGTTTTCGCAAAATCCGTTAAGTAGCCTTACTAAATATGTTTCGAAGCCGTCAGTCGTGGGACAAGTTGAGGTTTGTATGGTTGAATGTCAGTCGCCTTGCGCGGTTAGGACAGCTGTACCTGACGGACAAACAGCAGACCATGGGAGGGTAGCAAATCAGGCTGATCTGAAG GAGAAGATGTGTCCCTGTGAGGCCTGGTGTCCCCAGAAACAGACCTATGAGAACCTGGCCTACGAGCCTGGGAGTCAGAGTGAGCTCTACCCCCAACCTAAGGCCCTCTCCCGGGCTGTTTTCCAGCTCTCTGGCCTCACCCCCAAGTCCTCCATCCAGGCCATCGAGAGCCACGTCGCTAGCCTGAAGGGAGTGGTGTCTGTCAACTTCTCTGTGGCCAGTGACCTGGCTCAGGTGGACTATAACACATCATCTATCTCTACCAGGGAGTTATCTCTGGAGATCCAGGCCATGGGCTACGGCGTCGTGGACGTGGCTGGGGAAGAAGTGACTAAGATCGGGGAGACGGAGACCACAGAGTCCCTGACGAGGATCAGGGTGAAGGGTATGACGTGCCAGTCCTGTGTGCGCTCCATCGAGGGACGGATAGGGACTCTGCCTGGGGTTCTGCACATCAAGGTGTCTCTGAGCGATGAAGAGGCAGTAGTACGTTTTCAGCCCCACACAGTGACATCTGAGGAG TCCATAGAGGGGAAGATCTCTGAGATGACTGGGGTGTGTTCTATAGCGGTGTCATTAAAGGAGGAACAGGGGACCGTCACCTTTGACCCCAGTCTGACTCAGCCAGAGGAACTAAGGGCAGCCATCGAAGACATGGGATTTGATGCTTCACTCATAG AATCTGCTTCTGCAGAAACTCTACCAACCCCTCCCCTTCAAAGACCAAGGACTCCCCTTTCCCCCCACTCCCCCAGAATGGCCCACAGTAGCTCTGGCTCTACCAAGACTTCCATTAACGGTAGCTCTGGCTCTACCAAGACTTCCATTAACGGTAGCTCTGGCTCTACCAAGACTTCCATTAACGGTAGCTCTGGCTCTACCAAGATGGCCACTGCCGGTGAGGAGGGGAAGGTTCAGAAGTGCTTCATCCGTGTGACAGGCATGACCTGTGCCTCCTGTGTGGCCAACATTGAGAGGAACTTAGTCAAACACAGAG gtGTCATCTCAGTGCTGGTTGCCCTCATGGCTGGTAAGGCGGAGGTGAAGTATGACCCTGGTATTGTTGATGCCAAGCGGATAACACAGCTCATAGAGGGTCTAGGCTTCGGTGCCACACTGATAGAGGACAACGCTGTTATGGACGGGAAACTGGACCTCTCT GTAACTGGGATGACATGTGCGTCATGTGTCCATAACATTGAGTCCAAACTCACCAGAACCAAAGGGATTCTAGAAGCCTCAGTTGCACTGGCAACCAACAAAGCCCAGATCAAGTTTGACCCAGAAGTGCTTGGAGCTCGTGACATCATCAGAATGATTGAG GGACTAGGCTTTGGGGCGTCTCTAATGAAACCTGAAGGCTTTGGGAACAACCTGGATCATGGGGAGGAGATTCAACA gtggaaGAACTCCTTCCTGTTCAGTCTGGTGTTTGGGGTGCCAGTGATGGGCTTGATGATCTACATGATGGTGATGGACAGTCAGCACGGGGAACATGGTGGCTCTATGCCCGAGGAGCAGAACCTTCTCCCAGGCCTCTCCCTCCTCAACCTGGCCTTCTTCCTTCTCTGTACACCTGTCCAG ATCTTCGGGGGTCGTTATTTCTACATCCAGGCGTACCGCTCGTTGAGACACCGCACGGCTAACATGGACGTCCTCATCGTCCTGGCAACCTCCATCGCCTACATCTACTCAGTTGTGGTCCTCACCGTGGCGATGGCAGAGAAAGCCAATCAGAGCCCTGTCACCTTCTTTGACACCCCGCCCATGCTCTTCGTCTTCATCGCCCTGGGCCGGTGGCTGGAGCATATTGCAAAG AGTAAGACATCTGAAGCATTGGCCAAGCTGATGTCACTGCAGGCTACTGATGCCACTGTGGTCACGTTAGGTCCTGACCACTCCATCCTCAG tgaggaGCAGGTGTCAGTGGAGCTGGTCCAGAGAGGAGACATAGTGAaggtggtgcctgggggaaagtTCCCCGTGGACGGGAAGGTGATCGAGGGAAACTCCATGGCAGATGAGTCCCTCATCACAG GTGAGCCCATGCCTGTGAGTAAGAAGCCCGGCAGTTCAGTCATAGCTGGCTCCATCAACGCCCATGGATCTCTACTGGTGCAGGCCACCCACGTAGGAGCAGACACCACCCTCCGTCAGATAGTCAAACTAGTGGAGGAGGCACAGACATCCAAG GCCCCCATCCAGCAGTTTGCAGACAGACTGAGTGGCTACTTTGTACCCTTCATAGTCATTGCCTCAGTGCTAACACTGCTGGTCTGGCTGGTAATCGGCTTTGTCAACTTCCACGTTGTGAAGGAGTACTTTCCT GGTTACGATGAGAACATCCCCAAGACAGATGTTATTGTCCGCTTCGCCTTCCAGGCCTCCATCACAGTCCTGTCCATCGCCTGCCCCTGCTCTCTGGGCCTGGCAACCCCAACAGCTGTCATGGTGGGCACGGGGGTCGGAGCCCAGAACGGCATCCTCATCAAGGGAGGGGAACCGCTGGAGATGGCCCACAAG ATCGGTGCGGTGATGTTTGATAAGACGGGCACCATCACTAACGGCGTCCCGCGGGTGACGAGGGTGTTGGTGCTGTGGGAGAGGGCACGGCTGCCCCTGCGTAAGGTCCTGGCGCTGGTGGGCACAGCGGAGGCCAGCAGTGAACACCCACTGGGGATGGCTGTGGCCAAGCACTGTAAAGAG GAGCTGGAGACAGATGTTCTGGGTTCCTGTAAGGACTTCCAGTCGGTGCCAGGCTGTGGGATCAGCTGTAAGGTGTCTAACATTGAGGAGGTACTGCTGGAGGGTGACCAGGACTCCTGCCATACCCAGGTCACACTGCAGGGGGCCACGACTGATGAGAGCAGCCTGGTCGGCGATACTGTGTCAGTGTCAG GTGCCTCTGCTAGCCCCTCCTATTCGGTCCTGATCGGGAACAGAGAGTGGATAAGGCGGAACGGGCTTCATGTAGGAGCTGATGTGGATGACGCCATGTCCAGCCACGAGACCAAGGGGCAGACAGCCATCCTGGTAGCTATAGATG GTGTACTGTGTGCCATGCTGGCCATAGCAGACACAGTGAAGACAGAGTCTGCCCTGACTGTCCATACTTTACTCAGCATGGGGATAGAGGTGGTCATGATCACTGGGGACAACAGACGTACTGCTAAGGCTATAGCCACACag gTGGGCATCAGGAAGGTATTTGCGGAGGTGCTGCCGTCCCACAAGGTGGCCAAGGTGCAGGAGCTGCAGGAGAGGGGTCTGAGGGTGGCCATGGTGGGTGACGGGGTCAACGACTCGCCCGCCCTCGCCCGTGCCGACGTGGGCATCGCCATAGGGACGGGCACAGACGTGGCTATAGAGGCAGCTGATGTGGTGCTGATCAGG AATGATCTGTTAGACGTGGTGGCCTGTATTGAGCTGTCCAAGAAGACTGTTCAGAGGATACGCATCAACTTTGTCTTCGCTCTCATCTACAACCTGGTAGGGATTCCCATCGCCGCAG GTGTGTTTCTGCCCGTTGGTCTGGTCCTACAGCCATGGATGGGTTCAGCAGCTATGGCGGCTTCCTCTGTGTCTGTGGTCATCTCTTCCCTGCTGTTAAAACT GTATAAGAAGACGTCAATCGAGACGTATGAGTTCCGGGCCCAGGGGAACATGAAGAGCCTGAGCCCCAGCCAGGTGAGCACCCACGTGGGTCTGGACGACCGGCGacgcacccctccctccctccgcggGGCCTGGGAGCGCCTGAGCCAGGGCAGCCGCCTCTCCCTGCCCAAGTCCCTCTCTAGCCAGCCGGCCAGCCGAGGtccatccaccccctctctccaggACCGCTGCTCCCTGCTGGACCACGAAAAGGAAGTGGGCCTCGTAGTGTAG